The stretch of DNA TCTCGATCCCCTTCTCGCACTCGCGCCCCTCGTTGCCCTCTCGGCGACCAGACCTCCCAGGTTCTGATTGGAGAGCGAGAGCGCGGGCACGAGCCCGAAGACGAGCGACGTCAGCGACGCAACCAGGAACGTGAATACGAACACCCAGGTGTCGAAACTAAGCTCCCCCGCTCGGGGAATGGACCGCCCGGTGATGAGACCCCTCGTCCCGTAGGCGAGGAGAAGACCCAGAGCGGCTCCGGCGAAGGCGAGGAGAATGCTCTCGATGACGAGCGCTCGAACGAGGCGAAACCGAGAAGCGCCCAGGGCCGCGTGGATGGCAAGCGCATGTCGACGTTTGGCTCCGTGAGCGAGCTGCAGGTTGGCGAGATTCACGCAGGCGATGAGAAGCACCGCGCCGACCGCGCCGAACAGAACGAGCAGGCCGGCGCGCGCATCGCTGACGATGGATTCCTTCAAGGATTCGAGGTGAACGCCTCGGTGGATGTTCGATTCAGGGTAGGTTTCTTCGAGCCGAGCGGCAATCGATTCGAGCTCGGCTCGGGCCTCGTCGAGCGAGCGACCTTCCCCCAGTCGACCCACAGCCCGAACGAACCGGCCGTCGCGCGAAAGATCGCTTCGGTCGAACTGGTAGAGCGTGTACAGAGCGGGCTCGCGCTCCGGATTCGGCTCGGGGTGGGTATAACCTTGCGGTAGCACCCCGACGATCTCGTGAGAAACGGCGTTGACGGTGAGACTCTCCCCCACCACGTCGAATCGACCGCCGAACTGACGCTGCCAGAACGCGTGGGTCAAGACGACGGTCGGTGGTGCATCCTTCTGATCGTCCTCTTCGGTGAACAGGCGGCCGATGACTGGCTTTACCCCGAGCGTTTCGAAGAATCCGGCGGTCACGGTCGTACCCCCGACGCGCTCGGGCTCGAGCTCACCGGTTACGGTGAAGAATCCGACCCAACCATGAGCGCCCATCGATTCCATCGTTCGGCTTGCCGCAGCGAGATCGTAGAAGTCGGCAGGGGAAAGATTGCGCAGGACGCCCGTTTCGAGATCCCTCCCCCGAATCTTGACGAGGCTCTCCGGTTCCGGGTAGTCCAGGGGCCGCAAGAGCACGGCATTGACGAGACTGAAGATCGATGTGTTGGCCCCGATCGCCACCGCCAGGGTGAAAACGGCGACGAGAGCCAAGAGCGGCTGCTTCGCGAACCCTCGGAGGGCCAGAGCGAGGTCTCGTCTCAACATCCTATTCCTCCTTGGGTTCCCGGGATGGAGGCGGCGCGAAAGGCGGGCATCGGCAAAGGCGCCGATGGACGTGCGAACGAGTCTCCACCGGCCGTATGTGTCCCGCGCGTGCCAGAGCTCGGCGCGCCATTCCTCGCGAAAACGATCTCGCCGGGGAGCCGGCACGATCGCGCTCGCCGCATCGATAAGGCGAAGGGCGATCGCATGCGCGAATCGTCGGCTCATGAATTGGACTCGGGCTCCAAGGCGGGCAGTTTATCGGGCAAGAGGCGACTTTCGCCGTAGCGCTCGAGAGCGGCGCCGAGCGCCTTCCGGCCCGCGGCGGTGAGCTCGTAGTAGCGTCGAGCCGGCCGGCCCTCCCGCGCCGCGCTTCTTCCATCCTCCCACCGCGAGCGCACCAGCCGTTCCACTTCGAAACGCCGGAGAATGGGATAGGTCGTGCCGCTCGGGAGGCCGGTGAAGTCCATGATGTCGAAACCGTAACCGACGCCTCGAGCGAGCGCCTGCAGCACGAGAGCCCCCTGGTACGTCAGTCTCACCAGCGCATGCTATATCGTTCTCTACATAGGATCAAGATAGCTACGTCCGAAGGAGCGACTAGAAGAGCAAGGTGGCGGCGCGACTGCGACCCGCTTAGCCGGCTCGTCGAGGGAGAAACACCTCGGCGAGCATGCAGCGCACGCTGCCTCCACCGGAGTCCTCGATCACCGGAATCGGGCTCGCGACGAGCCTTCCGTATCGTTCGAGCGCT from Vicinamibacteria bacterium encodes:
- a CDS encoding ABC transporter permease, whose translation is MSRRFAHAIALRLIDAASAIVPAPRRDRFREEWRAELWHARDTYGRWRLVRTSIGAFADARLSRRLHPGNPRRNRMLRRDLALALRGFAKQPLLALVAVFTLAVAIGANTSIFSLVNAVLLRPLDYPEPESLVKIRGRDLETGVLRNLSPADFYDLAAASRTMESMGAHGWVGFFTVTGELEPERVGGTTVTAGFFETLGVKPVIGRLFTEEDDQKDAPPTVVLTHAFWQRQFGGRFDVVGESLTVNAVSHEIVGVLPQGYTHPEPNPEREPALYTLYQFDRSDLSRDGRFVRAVGRLGEGRSLDEARAELESIAARLEETYPESNIHRGVHLESLKESIVSDARAGLLVLFGAVGAVLLIACVNLANLQLAHGAKRRHALAIHAALGASRFRLVRALVIESILLAFAGAALGLLLAYGTRGLITGRSIPRAGELSFDTWVFVFTFLVASLTSLVFGLVPALSLSNQNLGGLVAERATRGASARRGSRRVLIAAEIAISVVLLVGAGLFVKSLTQLRSVAPGFRADRVLTMSVSLPLARYEEGEQIPFYEELYERLRSLPGLTSVGAINILPLTNNYSQDGFQIDDRPVPRGENPSAEARSVSAGYFDALGVPLLRGRLFDERDRVESPGVVIISEAMAERFWPNEDPVGKRITYNRGIPDELSLEVGGAGSREIVGIVGNVKHLGLDEGVIPMFYTPQPHQPSFHTMTLVLRTSLEAETVAGAVRAELARMDDQIPLYSIRPLDDVLDAAVASPRFRTIVVGLFAAVALGLALVGVYSVMRLVVSQREQEIGIRMALGARAGDVIGMLVGETMRPVVLGLLLGVIGALALGRFVASLLFGTTPSDPAVYVSVAVALALAALIATLAPSLRAARIDPIQTLRPE
- a CDS encoding helix-turn-helix transcriptional regulator, coding for MRLTYQGALVLQALARGVGYGFDIMDFTGLPSGTTYPILRRFEVERLVRSRWEDGRSAAREGRPARRYYELTAAGRKALGAALERYGESRLLPDKLPALEPESNS